Proteins found in one Aneurinibacillus uraniidurans genomic segment:
- a CDS encoding winged helix-turn-helix transcriptional regulator has translation MYDEHDHPKCPIEKTMNIIGGKWTFIILRDLFYGPRRFGELQRSLKGISPRTLSMRLKELENEEIISRAIYSEIPPHVEYSLTEKGKTLRPIFDAMKEWGNEWDVLGRGEK, from the coding sequence ATGTATGACGAACATGATCATCCTAAATGTCCCATTGAAAAAACCATGAATATAATTGGTGGTAAGTGGACATTTATTATTTTAAGGGACTTATTTTATGGCCCACGTCGATTCGGTGAGCTGCAGAGGTCTTTGAAAGGTATTAGTCCAAGAACTTTGTCGATGCGTCTAAAGGAACTAGAGAACGAAGAGATTATTAGTCGAGCTATATATTCAGAAATTCCTCCACATGTGGAATATTCTCTTACTGAAAAAGGAAAAACACTTCGTCCTATTTTTGATGCTATGAAAGAATGGGGAAATGAGTGGGACGTGTTAGGAAGGGGAGAAAAATGA
- a CDS encoding NAD-dependent epimerase/dehydratase family protein: MKVIIFGGTGFIGSHVVEQLHIAGHQVTVAIRETSNTTFLESLGVNVVKIDFSNSVAIGKVIEGHDVVYNCTADAKLHTPISLDAPVEIALTRTLIEAAALHGASKFIQLSSVVLYDFQTNEPIDESYISQPEYPIQSLLLERERIVEEVGRKNGITTILLRPASTIGVRDTSSFFARLFTAHTSDLYPMIGNGTTKVSLVDTRDIGRAMAWLGTYQKSEHDNDIFLLKGFDTTWGQLKAEIDHAIGRIAKTINFSEGLPSFALKTFTVNRLWNDNKIRNIGFKTKYSLTNSVEAAVHDLISRNSF, from the coding sequence ATGAAAGTCATTATTTTTGGAGGGACCGGTTTTATTGGAAGTCACGTTGTCGAACAATTACATATAGCTGGACATCAAGTTACGGTAGCTATTCGCGAGACAAGTAACACAACATTTTTAGAAAGTTTAGGGGTCAACGTCGTTAAGATTGACTTTTCTAATTCGGTAGCAATCGGAAAAGTAATAGAGGGGCATGACGTTGTATATAATTGCACAGCAGATGCGAAGCTGCATACGCCAATCAGCTTAGATGCTCCGGTAGAAATAGCATTGACAAGAACATTGATTGAAGCTGCCGCTTTACATGGTGCTTCAAAATTCATTCAGTTAAGTTCAGTCGTACTATATGACTTTCAAACGAACGAGCCTATTGATGAATCCTATATTTCACAACCTGAATACCCAATACAAAGCTTACTACTTGAAAGAGAAAGAATAGTCGAAGAGGTAGGAAGAAAAAACGGAATTACCACCATCTTGTTACGTCCGGCAAGTACAATCGGTGTAAGGGACACCTCATCGTTTTTTGCACGACTCTTTACCGCACATACTAGTGACCTATATCCAATGATCGGTAATGGTACCACTAAAGTTTCCCTTGTTGATACTCGCGACATCGGTCGAGCAATGGCCTGGTTAGGAACCTATCAAAAATCCGAACATGATAATGACATCTTTTTACTTAAAGGATTCGATACAACTTGGGGTCAATTAAAAGCAGAAATAGATCACGCAATCGGAAGAATTGCAAAAACAATAAATTTTTCAGAAGGATTACCATCATTTGCACTAAAAACCTTTACAGTCAACAGGCTATGGAATGACAATAAGATACGAAATATAGGCTTTAAAACGAAATATTCGCTAACTAATTCGGTAGAAGCTGCCGTCCACGACTTAATTAGTCGGAACTCCTTTTGA
- a CDS encoding methyl-accepting chemotaxis protein, whose amino-acid sequence MMWMQNMKVANKILTLIIVAALFLSGVGYISYHYLTKMEQQGNRMYRDNLIPVRVLNDMRAHLRATEAIVYTRMLTKDPVQEQKLVADFKERIQKVDQDISIFEGTNITQEEKGKWKELKDALATYRQEREKALALLDKGDKVGAYTVFNTYALPPLDKVNTILTDLAAYNDKLADNMSTQMTTDAESANIMILCLTIAAVVISVVFGLFISRMIVRPVREMLDLALRAEKGDLTLQSTNQARDEIGLLSASFNSMMKGFAQIIKEIKANSMNLSASSQQISASMQEIASGTQQQAGASEIVNEMMNQFADAIHQVAENAEQAAAHSEQAVGMAQTGGEVIRSSIEAMGLIAQKVEELSDQSTAIGEIIEMIDEIAEQTNLLALNAAIEAARAGEAGKGFAVVADEVRNLAERSGRATKEIANLIQSIQKNTHESVEAVTAGNKQAAQAGESFEEIMEIIHQASTRVTEIAAASEQQAAQASEVLKSVENIAAVAEEASVGTEETASTASELSRMSESLNQLVTKFKV is encoded by the coding sequence ATGATGTGGATGCAGAACATGAAAGTAGCAAACAAAATTTTAACCCTCATTATCGTAGCAGCACTGTTTTTATCTGGTGTAGGCTATATTTCGTATCATTATCTTACAAAGATGGAGCAACAGGGGAATAGGATGTATCGTGATAATTTGATTCCTGTTCGTGTGCTGAACGATATGCGTGCTCATTTACGTGCAACGGAAGCGATTGTTTATACGAGAATGTTGACGAAGGACCCGGTTCAAGAACAGAAATTGGTCGCTGACTTTAAAGAACGTATACAAAAGGTAGATCAAGATATAAGCATTTTTGAGGGAACGAATATTACCCAGGAGGAGAAGGGTAAGTGGAAAGAGCTAAAAGATGCACTAGCCACGTATCGTCAGGAACGTGAAAAAGCGCTTGCTTTGCTTGACAAAGGTGACAAAGTCGGGGCGTACACGGTATTTAATACGTATGCACTGCCACCTCTAGATAAGGTAAATACGATACTGACTGATTTGGCTGCTTACAATGATAAACTGGCAGACAATATGAGTACACAAATGACAACTGACGCAGAAAGTGCCAACATCATGATTCTTTGCCTGACTATTGCAGCTGTAGTCATTTCAGTAGTATTTGGATTGTTTATTTCCCGAATGATTGTGCGACCTGTCCGAGAAATGCTTGATTTGGCGTTGCGTGCTGAAAAAGGGGATTTAACTTTACAAAGCACGAATCAGGCACGTGATGAAATTGGACTGCTGTCTGCGTCTTTTAATTCCATGATGAAAGGATTTGCACAAATTATTAAAGAAATTAAAGCGAACTCGATGAATTTGTCGGCAAGCTCTCAACAAATTTCCGCCAGCATGCAGGAAATTGCGAGCGGAACACAGCAGCAGGCAGGAGCATCGGAAATCGTGAATGAAATGATGAATCAGTTTGCTGATGCAATCCATCAGGTAGCGGAAAATGCCGAGCAGGCCGCGGCCCATTCGGAACAGGCCGTTGGGATGGCTCAAACAGGTGGCGAGGTCATTCGCAGTTCTATTGAGGCGATGGGGCTGATTGCACAAAAAGTCGAGGAGTTATCCGATCAATCTACTGCCATTGGTGAAATTATTGAAATGATCGATGAAATCGCCGAACAAACAAACTTGCTGGCATTAAATGCGGCCATTGAGGCAGCACGGGCCGGGGAAGCAGGTAAAGGATTTGCAGTAGTAGCTGATGAAGTGCGTAACTTAGCGGAACGCAGCGGCAGGGCAACAAAAGAGATTGCGAATTTAATTCAATCGATCCAAAAAAATACGCATGAATCCGTTGAAGCTGTTACGGCTGGGAATAAGCAGGCTGCTCAGGCTGGAGAGTCATTTGAAGAAATTATGGAGATTATTCATCAGGCATCAACCCGTGTCACGGAAATTGCTGCAGCAAGTGAACAGCAGGCAGCACAGGCTTCTGAAGTACTAAAATCAGTGGAAAATATTGCGGCTGTTGCGGAGGAAGCATCAGTCGGAACAGAGGAGACGGCATCAACCGCAAGCGAATTATCACGTATGTCCGAGTCGCTTAATCAGTTGGTGACGAAATTTAAGGTATAG
- a CDS encoding purine-nucleoside phosphorylase: MGDRMKQIEASAAFIQEKIGPRKPEVGLILGSGLGVLADEITDAVRIPYGDIPHFPVSTVEGHKGELVVGTLEGRTVAAMQGRFHYYEGYTMQQVTLPVYVMRQLGIASLVVTNACGGMNKAFAPGDLMLICDHINWTGDHPLIGANLPTFGPRFPDMSDAYTDAYRKHARAKAGELGIAVQEGVYAGISGPSYMTPAELTMLARIGADAVGMSTVPEVIAASHAGLKVLGIACVTDMAIGEELAPLTHDQVMEVANRTRPHFLSLVKAIIPDLK, from the coding sequence ATGGGAGACAGAATGAAGCAGATAGAGGCTTCTGCCGCGTTTATTCAGGAGAAGATTGGCCCGCGCAAGCCGGAGGTCGGACTCATTCTCGGGTCTGGTCTCGGGGTGTTGGCTGACGAAATTACGGATGCAGTGCGAATTCCGTATGGTGACATTCCACATTTTCCGGTGTCGACTGTAGAAGGACACAAAGGAGAACTAGTAGTCGGGACACTTGAAGGACGAACGGTTGCGGCCATGCAGGGGCGTTTTCATTATTATGAAGGGTATACGATGCAGCAGGTCACACTTCCTGTGTATGTAATGCGGCAGTTAGGGATCGCCTCGCTTGTTGTGACGAATGCATGCGGTGGTATGAACAAAGCATTCGCACCAGGTGATTTGATGCTCATTTGCGATCACATTAATTGGACGGGTGATCATCCGCTAATCGGTGCGAACCTTCCGACGTTTGGTCCACGCTTCCCGGATATGTCGGATGCGTATACGGATGCGTATCGTAAGCATGCTCGCGCGAAAGCGGGGGAGCTTGGTATTGCTGTACAGGAAGGGGTGTATGCGGGAATTAGTGGTCCTTCGTATATGACGCCAGCAGAGCTCACGATGCTTGCTCGGATTGGGGCAGATGCAGTCGGTATGTCGACCGTACCAGAAGTAATTGCGGCCAGCCATGCTGGACTCAAAGTGCTTGGCATTGCGTGTGTAACCGATATGGCTATCGGAGAAGAACTGGCTCCGCTTACACATGACCAGGTAATGGAAGTAGCGAATCGTACCCGGCCTCATTTTCTTTCGCTTGTAAAAGCGATCATACCAGATTTAAAGTAA
- a CDS encoding purine-nucleoside phosphorylase: protein MPDQAAIHDVQTYITQQTTARPEIGLILGSGLGVLADEITDAVYIPYGDIPHFPISTVEGHKGQLVIGQLHGKTVVAMQGRFHYYEGHGLDAVTFPVHVMKAIGVTSIIVTNAAGGVNESYEAGDLMLISDHLNLTGRHPLIGPNDEAIGVRFPDMSAAYCPKLRMLARQVAERRGIKLQEGVYAGMLGPSYETPAEIRMIRILGGDAVGMSTVPEVIVARHIGLRVLGISCISNMAAGILPQPLSHDEVMETAEKVKHTFLTLVKEIVQEMPRGDV, encoded by the coding sequence ATGCCAGATCAAGCTGCGATTCATGATGTACAAACGTATATTACCCAACAAACAACCGCCCGCCCGGAGATCGGACTGATTCTTGGGTCAGGTCTCGGGGTGTTAGCGGATGAAATTACCGATGCGGTTTATATTCCATATGGTGACATTCCACATTTTCCGATTTCGACCGTAGAGGGGCATAAAGGGCAGCTTGTCATCGGACAGCTTCACGGTAAGACGGTTGTCGCGATGCAGGGACGTTTCCATTACTATGAAGGGCATGGACTAGATGCGGTGACGTTTCCGGTTCATGTCATGAAAGCGATAGGCGTTACGAGTATCATCGTGACGAATGCAGCCGGAGGTGTGAACGAATCGTATGAAGCGGGTGATCTTATGCTGATTTCGGATCACTTGAATCTGACTGGTCGTCACCCGCTAATTGGACCGAATGATGAGGCGATTGGTGTGCGCTTCCCGGATATGTCAGCGGCGTATTGTCCGAAGTTGCGGATGCTGGCACGCCAGGTGGCAGAGCGCCGCGGCATTAAGCTACAAGAAGGTGTATATGCGGGCATGCTTGGCCCAAGTTATGAGACACCAGCGGAAATTCGGATGATCCGCATTCTTGGCGGTGATGCGGTTGGCATGTCAACTGTACCGGAAGTGATCGTAGCCCGTCATATTGGACTGCGTGTACTTGGGATTTCCTGCATTAGCAATATGGCGGCGGGTATTTTACCGCAACCATTGTCGCATGACGAAGTAATGGAGACGGCTGAGAAAGTGAAGCATACATTTTTGACGCTTGTGAAGGAGATTGTACAGGAGATGCCACGGGGGGACGTATAA
- the deoB gene encoding phosphopentomutase yields MADFQRVFLIVLDSVGIGELPDAPDYGDAGAHTLGHIAERRGGLRVPNLERLGLGRIAPLQGVAADTQAIGAFGKMKEISRGKDTSTGHWEIMGLEVKTPFKTWPNGFPDSLIKPFCERIGRGVLGNKPASGTEILDELGAEHMRTGDVIVYTSADSVFQIAAHEEVVPLKELYRICEVARELTLDDEHSVVRVIARPFIGEPGNFTRTANRHDYSVAPPGETVMNRLKDAGLDSIALGKISDIYAGEGVTDSIKTKSNMDGVDKLLDVMKRDFHGLAFVNLVDFDALYGHRRNPQGYGDAIEAFDARLPEIIAALRPDDLLIITADHGNDPVHHGTDHTREYVPLLAYHTAMQSAQNLGVRGTFADIGATIAENFGVAQPVIGTSFLEDIAKRDA; encoded by the coding sequence ATGGCAGACTTTCAACGGGTGTTTTTGATTGTACTGGATAGTGTGGGCATTGGAGAGTTACCGGATGCCCCGGATTATGGGGATGCAGGTGCTCATACGCTTGGTCATATCGCCGAACGGCGCGGAGGACTTCGGGTGCCGAATCTAGAGCGTCTTGGGCTTGGTCGTATTGCGCCGCTTCAAGGTGTAGCGGCAGATACGCAAGCGATTGGGGCTTTTGGCAAGATGAAAGAAATCTCGCGCGGCAAGGATACATCAACCGGGCATTGGGAGATCATGGGACTTGAAGTGAAGACGCCATTTAAGACGTGGCCGAATGGGTTTCCTGATAGCTTGATTAAGCCGTTTTGTGAACGCATCGGACGTGGAGTGCTGGGCAATAAGCCAGCATCGGGAACGGAAATTCTTGATGAGCTAGGGGCCGAGCACATGCGGACGGGTGATGTGATTGTGTACACGTCAGCGGATAGTGTATTCCAGATCGCAGCTCATGAGGAAGTTGTACCGCTTAAAGAGTTGTACCGCATCTGTGAGGTAGCACGTGAGCTGACACTTGATGACGAACATTCGGTTGTGCGTGTGATTGCCCGTCCTTTCATCGGAGAGCCAGGGAATTTTACACGCACGGCAAACCGTCATGACTATTCGGTAGCGCCGCCGGGTGAAACGGTGATGAACCGGCTGAAAGATGCGGGGCTTGACTCGATTGCACTCGGCAAAATTTCAGATATTTATGCGGGAGAAGGCGTTACGGATTCGATTAAAACCAAGTCGAACATGGACGGGGTCGATAAGCTGCTTGATGTGATGAAGCGTGATTTTCACGGACTGGCCTTTGTGAATCTGGTTGATTTTGACGCGCTGTATGGTCACCGTCGTAATCCGCAGGGCTACGGGGATGCGATTGAAGCGTTTGACGCACGTCTGCCTGAGATTATAGCGGCGCTGCGCCCGGATGACTTGCTTATCATTACAGCTGATCATGGCAATGATCCCGTGCATCATGGAACGGATCATACACGGGAGTATGTGCCATTGCTCGCGTATCATACCGCGATGCAGTCTGCGCAAAATCTAGGTGTACGGGGGACGTTTGCGGATATCGGTGCGACGATTGCCGAGAATTTTGGCGTGGCACAGCCAGTCATTGGCACAAGCTTTCTAGAAGACATTGCAAAACGAGACGCATAA
- the xerD gene encoding site-specific tyrosine recombinase XerD yields the protein MKDLITQFIHYLTVERGLAKNTLESYQRDLTAYCTYVQKEGFTDINQTTRAQIMGYLMRLQEQGRATATISRNVASIRAFYQFLLREKMTDKDPSVNLESPKIEKKLPQVLSVTEVETLLNGPDAHIPTGMRDKAMLELLYATGIRVSELVSLNLSDVNLAMGFVKCFGKGSKERIIPLGRLAIENVRGYIERSRPLLKKRGSDEALFLNHHGRRLSRQGFWKIIKKYAQVANSNKEVTPHTLRHSFATHLLENGADLRSVQEMLGHADISTTQIYTHVTKTRLKEVYAKAHPRA from the coding sequence ATGAAAGATTTGATCACCCAATTTATCCATTACCTTACGGTGGAGAGAGGGTTGGCCAAAAATACGCTAGAATCGTATCAGCGTGATTTGACCGCATACTGCACGTACGTGCAAAAAGAAGGTTTTACAGACATTAATCAGACAACACGGGCACAAATCATGGGCTATCTCATGCGATTGCAGGAGCAGGGACGAGCGACGGCTACGATATCGCGTAATGTAGCATCGATTCGGGCTTTTTATCAGTTTTTGTTGCGAGAGAAAATGACGGACAAAGATCCGAGCGTGAACTTAGAGTCTCCAAAGATTGAGAAGAAGCTGCCGCAGGTGTTGTCTGTAACGGAAGTGGAGACATTGTTGAATGGTCCGGATGCACATATTCCGACGGGCATGCGGGATAAAGCGATGCTTGAGCTTTTGTATGCGACAGGAATTCGGGTGTCTGAGCTCGTATCCTTGAATCTTAGCGATGTGAATCTGGCGATGGGTTTTGTCAAATGTTTTGGCAAAGGATCAAAAGAGCGCATTATTCCGCTTGGGCGGCTGGCGATTGAAAATGTGCGTGGCTATATTGAACGCAGCCGTCCGCTGTTGAAGAAGCGGGGGAGCGATGAAGCGCTGTTCCTGAATCACCACGGGCGCCGCCTGTCACGGCAAGGATTCTGGAAGATTATTAAGAAATATGCGCAGGTTGCGAACAGCAATAAGGAAGTTACGCCGCATACGCTCAGGCATTCGTTTGCGACACATTTATTAGAGAATGGAGCCGATCTTCGTTCGGTGCAGGAGATGCTTGGTCATGCGGATATTTCGACGACACAGATTTATACTCATGTAACGAAGACGCGCTTAAAAGAAGTGTATGCGAAGGCGCATCCGAGGGCATAA
- a CDS encoding DUF4227 family protein, which translates to MFVSYRRVSEMGKLLLIFMACTFIFYQLFLYLNDVIKPAQPYHEPDGKSLKVMKSLGGAEQMYADTKRRLFDFYYYGE; encoded by the coding sequence ATGTTTGTATCGTATCGACGCGTGTCAGAGATGGGGAAGCTCTTGCTCATTTTTATGGCCTGTACGTTTATTTTTTACCAGTTGTTTTTGTATCTGAATGATGTGATTAAGCCCGCACAGCCATACCACGAACCGGATGGAAAATCTTTAAAAGTCATGAAATCGCTTGGGGGCGCGGAGCAGATGTATGCGGACACGAAGCGGCGGCTGTTTGACTTTTATTACTATGGTGAATAG
- a CDS encoding peptidoglycan D,D-transpeptidase FtsI family protein yields the protein MYNHEEKGNERVKTIFSRLNVLLLVVFLVFSAMIFRLSYVQIVKGANFEKEATSKSDKKVPILAMRGNIYDRNGNLIVHSQGSFTAVFQEKDYMNEAYYVNLATKLEKILAGTKKEDLLKKMDVGYEFKNGKVERTMRMTSKFLEKDLKYDLSQKEIAYLAEHRSELDGITVVTKPIRVYDPNQVAVQAIGYVRPFNVAENQGNEYYLARKDSYLPNQMVGYDGIERSYEDQLRGENGYRLYQVAANQTILQQIKEVPPKRGNNLYLTIDERVQLDTRNFIKDFLPKLRGTGKNAYNARNAYAVAIEVKTGRVIAMVSYPEYDPNIWTSGPDKETYEANQYSFPNGTINSAPHDVRPKTGDDAALETYKHPASILPSGSVLKPATVLTGLAEKVITPDDTWSDPGAYRYGSSAGDVIHNDSNHNYGLLTPQRALKFSSNTYMARVGKALRDKLGKDTIFTYQKYLRAFGLGIKTGIDLPNESSGKEDFLVMNAKYGPTAAMVQASFGQQGRYTTMQLAQYTATLASKGVRYRPQLVDRIVDNNGKVVQSFKPEVLSKLNLPDEYWRVVHQGMVMVTTEQGGTGVTAFAGFPYHVAAKTGTSQQDIYVPSSVDFSKKVTWHKANKINNGVFISFAPAEDPKLAVAVIVPEGGYGSQSAGMIARAIYDSYNKHVGLGPIDKPYVPATAAPNTTKK from the coding sequence ATGTACAACCACGAAGAAAAAGGAAATGAACGAGTAAAAACGATATTTAGCCGCTTAAATGTGCTCCTGCTTGTTGTGTTTCTCGTTTTCTCTGCGATGATTTTCCGCCTCTCCTATGTGCAAATTGTGAAGGGCGCGAACTTCGAAAAAGAAGCAACGTCAAAGTCAGACAAAAAAGTTCCAATCCTGGCAATGCGGGGCAACATTTACGACCGCAACGGCAACTTAATCGTACACAGCCAGGGCTCGTTTACCGCTGTATTTCAAGAAAAGGATTATATGAACGAAGCGTATTACGTAAACCTTGCGACCAAGCTGGAAAAAATTCTTGCAGGTACAAAAAAAGAAGACTTGCTTAAAAAAATGGATGTGGGCTACGAATTCAAAAACGGCAAAGTCGAACGTACGATGCGCATGACAAGCAAATTTCTTGAAAAGGATCTGAAATATGATCTGTCGCAAAAAGAAATCGCGTATCTCGCCGAGCATCGCAGCGAGCTCGATGGGATCACGGTCGTCACAAAGCCTATTCGTGTCTATGATCCAAATCAAGTTGCTGTACAGGCAATCGGCTATGTGCGCCCGTTCAACGTTGCCGAAAATCAGGGCAACGAATACTATCTGGCACGCAAAGATTCGTATCTACCAAATCAGATGGTCGGATATGATGGAATTGAACGCAGTTACGAAGACCAACTGCGCGGTGAAAATGGCTATCGCCTGTATCAGGTAGCTGCCAACCAGACAATCCTGCAACAAATTAAGGAAGTTCCGCCAAAACGAGGCAACAACCTGTATCTGACGATTGATGAGCGCGTACAGCTTGACACCCGTAATTTTATTAAAGACTTCCTGCCAAAACTGCGCGGAACCGGTAAGAATGCGTACAATGCCCGCAACGCCTATGCAGTAGCAATCGAAGTCAAAACGGGCCGAGTTATCGCCATGGTCAGCTACCCAGAATACGATCCGAATATCTGGACATCTGGACCGGATAAAGAAACGTACGAGGCGAACCAGTATTCATTCCCGAACGGTACAATCAACAGTGCCCCGCACGACGTTCGTCCGAAGACCGGTGACGATGCCGCATTAGAAACATATAAGCATCCGGCCTCTATCCTTCCATCTGGTTCGGTTCTCAAGCCAGCGACGGTTCTAACGGGTCTTGCAGAAAAGGTCATCACGCCTGATGACACATGGTCAGACCCTGGTGCTTATCGATATGGTTCTTCAGCAGGGGACGTCATTCACAATGACAGCAACCATAATTACGGCTTATTAACTCCACAACGGGCACTTAAGTTCTCGTCTAATACGTATATGGCCCGGGTTGGTAAAGCACTACGTGATAAGTTAGGCAAGGATACGATCTTTACGTATCAGAAATACCTCCGTGCCTTCGGCCTGGGTATCAAAACCGGGATCGATTTGCCGAATGAATCAAGCGGTAAGGAAGATTTCCTTGTAATGAATGCAAAATATGGTCCAACTGCTGCGATGGTACAAGCTTCCTTCGGTCAGCAAGGTCGCTATACTACCATGCAGCTTGCTCAGTACACAGCGACACTGGCAAGTAAGGGTGTTCGCTATCGTCCGCAGTTAGTAGACCGGATCGTAGACAATAATGGTAAAGTAGTCCAGTCATTCAAACCAGAAGTTCTGAGCAAACTGAATCTCCCGGACGAGTACTGGCGAGTTGTACACCAGGGAATGGTCATGGTTACGACCGAACAAGGGGGTACAGGGGTAACCGCCTTTGCCGGATTCCCGTACCATGTAGCGGCTAAAACCGGTACATCTCAGCAAGATATTTACGTTCCTAGCTCTGTCGACTTCTCGAAAAAAGTAACCTGGCACAAAGCTAACAAGATTAATAACGGGGTGTTTATTTCATTCGCTCCCGCTGAAGATCCAAAGCTTGCGGTTGCAGTTATCGTTCCGGAAGGTGGCTATGGTAGTCAATCTGCCGGTATGATCGCACGGGCGATCTATGACTCGTATAATAAACACGTTGGCCTTGGTCCAATAGATAAGCCGTATGTTCCTGCGACTGCGGCTCCGAATACAACGAAGAAATGA
- a CDS encoding GNAT family N-acetyltransferase, translating to MFVSSQNDEADRLTWKQEVKDEHDLVIRTYSQDDFEGIKEMEKVVYPPPWPQDDLWSVEQLQSHIDVFEEGALCAEYEEEIVGTMTTFITDEMAEAEHTWEEVTDHGYLAHSHNEAGDTLYVADLQVNPMYRKLGIGKQLMFKGYELVQHLGLRRLIGAVRMPGYCAYKAQLTPEQYVSAVVAGRLKDPVITFMMHCGRIPLHVVHNYLHDVRSGNNALLMEWRNPDFH from the coding sequence ATGTTTGTTAGCTCTCAGAATGATGAAGCTGACAGGTTAACATGGAAGCAGGAAGTAAAGGACGAACACGACCTTGTCATTCGTACGTATTCACAGGATGATTTTGAAGGCATTAAAGAAATGGAAAAAGTGGTGTATCCACCGCCGTGGCCGCAAGATGATCTTTGGAGTGTAGAGCAGCTGCAAAGTCATATTGATGTGTTTGAAGAAGGAGCGCTTTGTGCCGAGTATGAAGAGGAGATTGTCGGCACGATGACGACATTTATTACGGATGAGATGGCAGAAGCCGAGCATACGTGGGAAGAAGTAACAGACCATGGGTATCTGGCTCATTCGCATAACGAAGCAGGCGACACGTTATACGTCGCAGACCTTCAGGTAAATCCGATGTATCGCAAACTTGGCATCGGAAAACAATTAATGTTTAAAGGCTATGAATTGGTACAGCATCTTGGGTTGCGCCGCTTGATCGGTGCGGTACGTATGCCGGGCTATTGTGCATATAAGGCACAACTTACACCGGAGCAGTACGTATCCGCAGTAGTGGCAGGCCGCCTGAAAGATCCGGTTATTACATTTATGATGCACTGTGGTCGTATCCCGTTGCATGTCGTGCACAATTATCTCCATGATGTTCGCTCGGGTAATAATGCACTTCTTATGGAGTGGCGAAATCCTGATTTTCATTAA
- a CDS encoding Fur family transcriptional regulator: MEERIERIRQQLHESSYKLTPQREATLRVLLENEEKHLSAEEVWLLVKQKAPETGLATVYRTLELMSELGILDKVNFGDGAVRYDFRNEDAEHHHHHLICVECGTVDEIHEDLLGEVEQAVSEKFHFHILDHRLSFHGVCHRCIDNVDLDEVSKPKPQM; encoded by the coding sequence ATGGAAGAACGAATTGAGAGAATCAGACAGCAATTGCATGAAAGTAGTTATAAGCTGACTCCGCAGCGGGAAGCGACACTTCGGGTGTTGCTCGAAAATGAAGAAAAGCATCTATCCGCCGAAGAAGTCTGGCTGCTTGTCAAACAGAAAGCTCCGGAAACCGGCCTTGCGACTGTATACCGTACGTTAGAGCTAATGAGTGAGCTTGGCATTCTCGATAAAGTGAATTTTGGTGATGGCGCGGTACGTTACGATTTCCGTAATGAAGATGCTGAACATCATCATCATCATTTAATATGTGTGGAATGCGGCACAGTAGATGAGATTCATGAAGATCTTCTTGGCGAAGTGGAGCAGGCTGTCAGTGAAAAGTTTCACTTTCATATTTTGGATCATCGTTTGTCATTTCATGGTGTATGTCACCGCTGTATCGACAATGTTGACCTGGACGAAGTTAGCAAACCAAAACCACAAATGTAG